Within Desulfobacter sp., the genomic segment GGTTTCACGTGTTTTTCATTGACATTTCAAATATTTTCAATTAACTAATTCCCAAAATACCAACCGCGCCAATCAAGGAGCAGAATGAATATTAGCAGACTTACCCTGGCTTTCATCATCGTTATTTTTCTCACCGGTTGCCAGCAGACCCAGACAATGAAGACTAAGCCCGTAGACAATAAAACCTTTACTGCGGCCACACTTAATTCACGACACAAAGGTGCACAGACTCCGCACCAATGCACGGACCAAAACCAAGACCAGGTTAATCAAGCGGCGCCGATTACAACTGATTCATCTGATAATAAAAAACAGGGCAACACCATTGATAATGAGATAGCCGAAAAGGACCCCGGCCAGAAACGAATCGATCAGGCACTGGAACTATGCACCTTTGCCCAGGAAATGTGGGAAGAGGGCAACCTGGAAGAAGCCATCTCCAATCTTGATTCAGCCTACTACCTCATTCTGGAAATAGACCATCACGCCTCCCCTGAACTCAGCCAGCAGAAGGAAGACATACGCTATCTTATTTCAAAACGGATTCTTGAAATCTATGCCTCCAGACAGATCGTGGTTACCGGAAAGCACGAAGCCATTCCCATTCCCATGAATAACCATGTAAAGAGTGAAATCAAACGCCTTACCGGACCTGAAAAAAGATTTTTCATTCAGGCCATGGAGCGTGCGGCCATGTACAGGCCATTCATTGTTCAAGAACTCAAAAAGGCTGGCCTGCCAGAAGAGATTTCTTGGCTTCCCTTGATTGAAAGCGGATTCAAAATAAGGGCCCTGTCTCCCGCCAGGGCACTTGGGCTCTGGCAATTTATCCCATCCACCGGTCATAAATTCGGCCTTAGCCGAAATTATTATATTGATGAAAGAATGGACCCTGAAAAGTCCACGCGGGCCGCAATTGCCTATCTCAAGGAACTCCATAATCTTTTCGGCGACTGGGCAACTGTTTTAGCGGCCTATAACTGCGGCGAATTCAGAGTTCTGAGAACCATCCGCCGACAAAAAATCAACTACCTTGACAACTTTTGGGACCTTTACCAGAATCTCCCCAGGGAAACCGCAAGATACGTCCCAAGATTTCTTGCCACCATTCACATTGTCAACAACCTTGAAAAATACAATATCACCCTCAAGGCCCCCAAGTCTCCCATCGCCTACAAAACCTTTAATATAAAAAAGCAAGTCCGCCTCAGGGATATTGCCAAAGAGATCGGGGTCAGTGCGACCACGCTCAAGACCTTAAATCCGGAATTGCGGCATGCGCTGCTCCCCCCGGAAACCTATCCAATAAAAATACCTGTGGCCCAGACAGAGGTTTTCCTGGCAAAACTGGATCAGATAAAAACGACCTACACCCCGCCCCCCATGTATGTTTACCACCGGGTCAGGCGAGGCGACACACTTTCAGCCATTGCAAGAAAATACAAAACCTCTGTCAGGCGCATCGCGAACTGCAACAAAATAAAGAAAAACCGCATTATTGCAGGTAAAGTCCTAAAAATACCAACCAGAAACTACCCCACCGGCCATACAGCTTCAGGAAAAATTACCCAGGCTATCCCACCCGGGAAATCCGTTAAATACAAAGTCCGGCGGGGTGACAACCTTTGGATAATTGCCAAAAAATTCTCAGTAACCACCAAGCAGATTATGGCTCAAAACGGCTTGAGAAACACAACCCTTCACATCGGACAAACCCTGACCATATCCTCGTCTAAGCTTAAAAGCTCAACCATTAAAGGAACCGGCACTTACCAGGTCAAATCAGGGGACAGCCCCTTCATTATAGCGCAAAAGCATAATATGACATTAAGAAGACTTCTGGCCCTGAACCATCTGAATAAAACCAGTAAAATCTATCCCGGACAGCAATTGATCGTTGAATAGACGGATGGCGCTCCATTTTTTTGCACCCTGCCGGTTTTCCACTTGCCATAACCCCTCCGGTCGTGTATAAAGATTGACCGGATTATCGGACGTCTTCAATTGTCTGTCCGGTGTCCGGAAAGTGTGCCCCCGTAGCTCAGTGGATAGAGCATAGGATTCCTAATCCTTGAGCGCAGGTTCGATTCCTGCCGGGGGTACCATATCATTATTTTGATATTATCATATATCCCGCCCTTGAAATTTCCACCCCTAATCCTTAATATTCCTGCCGAACGAATCATCGCAATTGAAAATTAAGGCCTGATTAAGGGGATACCATGGCAGATACCGTATACAAGCCCGAGCTGCTGGCTCCGGCCGGAAATTTTGAAAAACTTGAAATAGCAATCCATTACGGTGCAGATGCCGTATACCTGGCCGGAAAAGATTTCAGTCTGAGGAATTTTTCCGGTAACTTTACCGGGGAAGAGCTTGTGGAGGCCGTCAAATATGCCCATTCCAAACAGGTAAAGGTATACTTGGCCTGCAATATTTATTCCCGAAACCATGAACAGGATCGCATCAGATCCTTCCTGGAAAACGCCGGCAACATAGGGCCCGATGCCCTCATTATCTCAGATCCTGGCATTCTCATGGCCGCAAGGGAAATCATTCCGCATATTGACATCCATCTGAGCACCCAGTCCAATACCACCAATTACAATACAGCCCTCTTCTGGCAGAACCTGGGTGTGAAACGGGTTAACCTGGCCAGGGAGCTTTCCCTCCAAGAAATTAAAGGCATTATTCAGCACACCGATATCGAAACCGAAACCTTTATCCACGGTGCCATGTGTGTCTCCTATTCCGGCCGGTGCCTTCTGAGTACAGTGATGAGCAAGCGGGACAGCAACCGGGGATTGTGCAGTCACCCCTGCAGATGGAAGTACTCTGTGGTGGAAGAGATACGGCCCAACGAATTCCACCCCCTCATGGAAGATGACCGAGGATCATATATCTTTAACTCAAAGGATATGTGCATGATTGAGCACATCCCCCAGCTTGTTGACGCGGGCATCACCTCACTCAAAATTGAAGGACGAATGAAAGGGGTCAACTACCTGGCCTCGGTTGTTAAAACATATCGCAACGCCATTGACTCTTACACAGCCGACCCCGGCCGCTACCAGATCCGCCCGGAATGGCGGTCAGAGCTTTACCAGGTATACCACCGGGCCTACTGCACCGGATTTTACTTCGGCCACCCGGATGACGAACCTGGAAAGACCCTTAACCGCACCAATGTCCATGAAGGAAAAATCCACAGTTTCATCGGAAAAGTTCTTTCTTGCCGCGACGAAAATAAATGCCTTGTTGAAATCAGAAATAAGCTCAGCGCAGGTGACACCATAGAAGTCCTTGGTCCTGACGGTCCAGCTGTGATATCGCAGATTTCATCATTAACCGATGAAAGCGGAAACCCCATTGAAAATGCCCAGCCGAACACCCGGGCGATTTTACACATAAATCAAGCGGTTCGACCCAGGGATATCGTCCGAAAAATATAGGCCAGACACTGTTTTTGCCTGCATCTTTAGGTTTGACTTTCTATTCCCTTTTCTGTAGATTATTTGATTATCGGAATAGTTTTGCCATCTCTATGACAACCTTTCAGGAGAGTTAATATGTTTGAAGACGACGAAACCCTACAAATGTACATCGAAGAGTCCCTGGATCATCTTGCGGATATTGAAAGCGATCTCTTAACGATTGAGGAAGGTGGGGAAAACATCGATCTCGACCTGGTAAACAATGTTTTCAGGGCTGCCCACTCCGTAAAAGGCGGGGCCGGTTTCATGGGACTGACGACCATTAAAGACCTTGCCCATCACCTTGAAAATGTACTGGGCCTTATCCGGAACAATGAGTTGATTCCGGACTCCAACAGGATTTCAGTGTTGTTAAAAGGGTTTGACGAACTTGAGAATCTTCTGAACAATATAGAAAGCAGCAATGAAGTGGACATTTCAAGCCATGTCAGTGCCTTGGAAAACATCACCAAATCATCCCTGCCAGAGGAACAGCAGGATATGGTATCTGAGATGGTGGATATTACACTTGCAGACGGAAGAACTTTCCGCCAGGTCTCCCTCTATGAATTGGAAAAAAACAAAGCCGAAGGCAAAAATCTCTTTTTGGTAGAATACGACCTGATCAACGATATTCAGCGAAAAAACAAAAATCCCATTGAGGTCCTCAATAACCTTCTGAAAACAGGAACCATCGTTGATTCCAGGATTGATTTCGATTCCGTCGGCACCCTGGAAGACGCAGGCAGCCCGGCCAGAATCCCCTTTCAGGTTCTTTTTGCATCCATCATAGAAGAAGACATGGCTGAGACGCTCTTTGATCTCATGGACCGTTACATCCATCCGGTCACGGACGATATGATTGGCGTGGTCACTGAAGACCAAACGGCCAGGACAGCAATGGCCCAGGCAGACCCGGCCCCTGTGGCCGTCGAGACGCCTCAGCCGGCAGAAACTGCCGCTCAAGCCGCGGCACCGGTCCAGGCCCGGAAGGAAATCCAGCCCAATGTTGTCACAGAAAAAGTAACCAAGCAGAACGCCGAAACGGCCAAAACCCAGGACATCAGTCTGGGTGGCAAACCCCAGACTTCCCTGAGGGTCAATGTGGGACTTCTGGACACCTTGATGAACCTTGCCGGAGAACTGGTTCTCAGCCGGAACCAGCTGCTCCAGGGCATCAATTCATCCAATGTAAAGGCCACGGAGCTTTCCAGCCAGCGTATCGACATGATCACCTCCGAACTCCAGGAGGCCATCATGAGGACACGGATGCAGCCCATCGCTAATATTCTCAACAAATTCAGCCGGGTGGTCAGGGACCTTTCCCAGCAGTTGGGCAAATCCATTGACCTGGAGATAGAAGGCAAGGATGTTGAACTGGATAAAACCATTCTTGAATCCATTAACGATCCGCTGACCCATCTGGTCAGAAACTCCGTAGACCACGGAATCGAAACCCCTGTGGAAAGGGAGCAGATGGGTAAAAAGCCCACGGGCAACATTACCCTCAAAGCCTTCCATGATGCCGGCCAGGTCAATATCGTCATATCGGACGACGGCCGGGGCCTGGATCCAACAAAGATTGCAAAATCCGCCGTGAACAAAGGACTGATCACCGACGCCCAGATCGCAGAGATGTCGGACAAACAGAAAATGGAATTGATTTTTCTGCCGGGGTTCTCAACAGCAAAAGAGATCACCGATGTCTCCGGACGCGGGGTGGGCAT encodes:
- a CDS encoding chemotaxis protein CheW; amino-acid sequence: MFEDDETLQMYIEESLDHLADIESDLLTIEEGGENIDLDLVNNVFRAAHSVKGGAGFMGLTTIKDLAHHLENVLGLIRNNELIPDSNRISVLLKGFDELENLLNNIESSNEVDISSHVSALENITKSSLPEEQQDMVSEMVDITLADGRTFRQVSLYELEKNKAEGKNLFLVEYDLINDIQRKNKNPIEVLNNLLKTGTIVDSRIDFDSVGTLEDAGSPARIPFQVLFASIIEEDMAETLFDLMDRYIHPVTDDMIGVVTEDQTARTAMAQADPAPVAVETPQPAETAAQAAAPVQARKEIQPNVVTEKVTKQNAETAKTQDISLGGKPQTSLRVNVGLLDTLMNLAGELVLSRNQLLQGINSSNVKATELSSQRIDMITSELQEAIMRTRMQPIANILNKFSRVVRDLSQQLGKSIDLEIEGKDVELDKTILESINDPLTHLVRNSVDHGIETPVEREQMGKKPTGNITLKAFHDAGQVNIVISDDGRGLDPTKIAKSAVNKGLITDAQIAEMSDKQKMELIFLPGFSTAKEITDVSGRGVGMDVVVTNIETLGGIIELDSTPGQGTDIQIKLPLTLAIIPSQITSVGNERYALPQVNLNELLRIPASQVKEKIEKVGDAAVVRLRGELLPLLNLSEMLGIERTYTDPNDDTERPDRRKNIADRRSKTHLTGDAASEDGGEEVVQRTGEDRRYHASSAMNIAVVSAGAYKYGLVVDQLHDSEEIVVKPVGRHLKKCTAYAGATIMGDGKVALILDISNLAQMAELSTVAEAGQMAKAAEEEAAANADKVALLTFKNGESEHFAAPLSIVERIERIQTSAIEQIGDRKVVQYRGGSLPLYELSQVAEVEALPEKEQQEVIVFKVKDKELGLMVTPPVDALEVRLDIDTSTLKQTAVSGSMIINEHTTLLVDIFELVKALNPDWFVDDVKAAADMAEEGEKIILFAEDSAFFRNQVKKFMEDDGFKVIEAEDGLIAWELLKERVDEIDLVVTDLEMPNMDGFELTKRLKSDPKYSHLGVIALTSLASEAHIEKGRAVGIDEYEIKLDREKLMTIIKKYLNL
- a CDS encoding U32 family peptidase, encoding MADTVYKPELLAPAGNFEKLEIAIHYGADAVYLAGKDFSLRNFSGNFTGEELVEAVKYAHSKQVKVYLACNIYSRNHEQDRIRSFLENAGNIGPDALIISDPGILMAAREIIPHIDIHLSTQSNTTNYNTALFWQNLGVKRVNLARELSLQEIKGIIQHTDIETETFIHGAMCVSYSGRCLLSTVMSKRDSNRGLCSHPCRWKYSVVEEIRPNEFHPLMEDDRGSYIFNSKDMCMIEHIPQLVDAGITSLKIEGRMKGVNYLASVVKTYRNAIDSYTADPGRYQIRPEWRSELYQVYHRAYCTGFYFGHPDDEPGKTLNRTNVHEGKIHSFIGKVLSCRDENKCLVEIRNKLSAGDTIEVLGPDGPAVISQISSLTDESGNPIENAQPNTRAILHINQAVRPRDIVRKI
- a CDS encoding LysM peptidoglycan-binding domain-containing protein gives rise to the protein MNISRLTLAFIIVIFLTGCQQTQTMKTKPVDNKTFTAATLNSRHKGAQTPHQCTDQNQDQVNQAAPITTDSSDNKKQGNTIDNEIAEKDPGQKRIDQALELCTFAQEMWEEGNLEEAISNLDSAYYLILEIDHHASPELSQQKEDIRYLISKRILEIYASRQIVVTGKHEAIPIPMNNHVKSEIKRLTGPEKRFFIQAMERAAMYRPFIVQELKKAGLPEEISWLPLIESGFKIRALSPARALGLWQFIPSTGHKFGLSRNYYIDERMDPEKSTRAAIAYLKELHNLFGDWATVLAAYNCGEFRVLRTIRRQKINYLDNFWDLYQNLPRETARYVPRFLATIHIVNNLEKYNITLKAPKSPIAYKTFNIKKQVRLRDIAKEIGVSATTLKTLNPELRHALLPPETYPIKIPVAQTEVFLAKLDQIKTTYTPPPMYVYHRVRRGDTLSAIARKYKTSVRRIANCNKIKKNRIIAGKVLKIPTRNYPTGHTASGKITQAIPPGKSVKYKVRRGDNLWIIAKKFSVTTKQIMAQNGLRNTTLHIGQTLTISSSKLKSSTIKGTGTYQVKSGDSPFIIAQKHNMTLRRLLALNHLNKTSKIYPGQQLIVE